A region of the Parafrankia discariae genome:
GGAACGCGGCGGCGAGGCCCGGCGCGACCGGCTTCCTCACCTACGTACCCCCCGGGCGGTGACGCGGCGGGCGACTGTCAGAACGCGGGCGCCTGCGGCCGCAGCTTCACATAGCCTCCCGCGTCGACGCGGAGCTGGGTGCCGGTGATGAAGCGGGACTCGTCGGAGAGCAGGAAGAGAACCGCGTCGGCGATGTCCTCGGGCTCGACGTACGGGTCGCCCGTCGCGGTCATGGCCGGGAACGACGGCAGCACGTCCTCGAGGGTGGGCTCGGCCAGGTCCGGCCGGAACGCCCGGTACATGACGTCGTTGTTCAGCATGTCGGTGTTGACGTTGGTCGGGTGCACGGCGTTCACCCGGATGCTCTGGGCGGCCAGCACGACGGCGAGGTCGTGGACCAGCGACGCCACCGCCCGCTTGGCCCAGGCGTAGCCCAGGCCGCCCGACCCCTTGGCCGCGCTGTCCAACGTGCCGGGGATCAGCGCCGCCAGGCTCCCCGTCGCGACGATCGACGCCCCGGACAGCAGGTGGGGCAGGGCGACGTCGACGGCGTTGAAGACGCCTCCGAAGTCGACGCCGACCGCGTCGATGAAGGCCTGCGGTGCCGTCGTCCCGAGCGGGCAGATGCCGGCCTGGGCCACCACGCCGTCCAACCGGCCGAACTGGGCGATGCCCTCGGCGACGGCGGCGGCCAGCGCGGCCCGGTCACGGACGTCGGCGACCTGCGCGACGACGCGGCCGCCGCGCTCCTTGACCAGGCGGGCCGTCTCGTCCAGGTCGTCCCGGGTCGCCATCGGGTAGGGCGTGGAGGCGATGTCGGCGCACAGGTCGACGGCCACGACGTCGCCTCCCTCCGCCGCGACCCGGACGGCGTGCGCCCGGCCCTGGCCACGCGCCGCGCCGGTGATGAAGACGACCTTGCCGTCCATGCGTCCCACGAATGTGCTCCTGTCCCTTGTGTCCGAGGACGCCGCGCCCCTCGCTGACCTCGGCCCGACCCCACGTGAGCTGCTTGCCTTCGCCTGTGACTGCCGCCATACTAAAATAGTTCAATCAATTATTCTAGTGTTCTAAGAGGGTGGTATCCGATGTCGGCGCTGACCTACCAGCTGTACATCGACGGCGCGTGGCGGGACAGTGACGGCGACGGCGTCCTCGAGGTCCTCAACCCGGCGACCGAAGAGGTCATCGGCGCCGTCCCCGACGGGACCGTCACCGACGTCGACCGGGCCGTAGCCGCCGCCCGACGGGCGTTCGACGAGGGCCCGTGGCCGACGCTCAGCGCCAACGAGCGCGCCACCGTGCTGCTGCGCATGGCCGACGTGATGGAGCGGCGCGTCGACGAGCTCAAGGAACTCAGCGTCCGAGAGGCCGGCTCGACGCGTGCCCTGGCCGACACGCTGCAGGTCAGCGTCCCACTTCACCATTTCAGAGACATGGCTGAGCGGGTGCTGCGGCAGTTCCCGTTCGAGCGGGCGATGCTGCCGACGGTCGGGCCGACGCTCGCCCAGGGGGTCGTCCGCCGCGAGCCCTACGGCGTCGCC
Encoded here:
- a CDS encoding mycofactocin-coupled SDR family oxidoreductase gives rise to the protein MGRMDGKVVFITGAARGQGRAHAVRVAAEGGDVVAVDLCADIASTPYPMATRDDLDETARLVKERGGRVVAQVADVRDRAALAAAVAEGIAQFGRLDGVVAQAGICPLGTTAPQAFIDAVGVDFGGVFNAVDVALPHLLSGASIVATGSLAALIPGTLDSAAKGSGGLGYAWAKRAVASLVHDLAVVLAAQSIRVNAVHPTNVNTDMLNNDVMYRAFRPDLAEPTLEDVLPSFPAMTATGDPYVEPEDIADAVLFLLSDESRFITGTQLRVDAGGYVKLRPQAPAF